In Rhodococcus sp. OK302, one genomic interval encodes:
- the folC gene encoding bifunctional tetrahydrofolate synthase/dihydrofolate synthase encodes MPTPVDIAELALVEAELDKRWPETKMEPSLTRIEALMDVLGSPQHNYPAVHVTGTNGKTSVTRMIDSLMSALHRRTGRTTSPHLQIATERISIDGQPISPRLYVDTYREIEPYVQMIDQQSEAAGGPAMSKFEVLTAMAYAAFAEAPVDVAVVEVGLGGRWDATNVIDGQVAVITPISLDHAEYLGSDLGGIAEEKAGIIKKGREGLVPLDTVAIIAEQTPEVMEVLLRRAVETDAAVAREGSEFKVLGRQIAVGGQQLELQGLSGVYTEIFLPLHGEHQARNAVLALAAVEAFFGAGPDRQLDQDAIRSGFASVVNPGRLERVRSAPTVFLDAAHNPDGARALAAALAAEFDFRKLVGVVSVMADKDVDAILTAFESVFDEIVVTHNGSPRAMDVEELANIAVAKFGDERVVVVPLLVDALETAIEMAEQVAEPGEAVSGAGVVVTGSVVTAGAARTLFGKDPA; translated from the coding sequence GTGCCGACACCGGTAGATATCGCCGAGTTGGCGTTGGTCGAAGCAGAACTCGACAAGCGTTGGCCGGAAACCAAGATGGAGCCGTCGCTGACGCGCATCGAAGCCCTCATGGATGTGCTCGGGTCGCCGCAGCACAACTATCCGGCCGTGCACGTCACCGGCACCAACGGCAAGACGTCGGTGACGCGCATGATCGATTCGCTCATGAGCGCACTGCATCGTCGTACCGGCCGCACCACCAGTCCGCATCTGCAGATCGCCACCGAGCGGATCAGCATCGACGGTCAGCCGATCTCGCCGCGGCTTTATGTCGACACGTACCGCGAGATCGAGCCGTACGTGCAGATGATCGATCAGCAGTCCGAGGCGGCCGGGGGACCGGCGATGAGCAAGTTCGAGGTGCTCACCGCCATGGCGTACGCCGCTTTTGCGGAAGCGCCGGTCGACGTGGCCGTTGTCGAGGTCGGTCTGGGCGGACGGTGGGATGCCACCAACGTCATCGACGGACAGGTCGCGGTGATCACCCCGATCAGCCTCGATCACGCCGAGTACCTGGGCAGTGATCTCGGCGGTATCGCCGAGGAGAAGGCCGGGATCATCAAGAAGGGCCGCGAAGGTCTGGTTCCGCTCGACACCGTCGCGATCATCGCGGAGCAGACCCCCGAGGTCATGGAGGTTCTGCTGCGACGTGCCGTCGAAACCGATGCAGCAGTTGCTCGTGAAGGTTCCGAATTCAAGGTGCTCGGCCGCCAGATCGCAGTCGGTGGGCAGCAGCTGGAACTTCAGGGTCTCAGTGGCGTCTACACCGAGATCTTCCTGCCGCTCCACGGTGAACATCAGGCCCGCAACGCAGTACTCGCGTTGGCAGCCGTCGAGGCATTCTTCGGCGCCGGACCGGATCGCCAGCTTGATCAGGATGCAATCCGCTCCGGGTTTGCGTCCGTCGTGAATCCTGGTCGCCTCGAACGAGTTCGGAGCGCGCCGACGGTTTTCCTCGACGCGGCTCACAACCCGGACGGTGCTCGTGCGCTCGCTGCGGCACTCGCCGCGGAGTTCGACTTCCGCAAGCTCGTCGGAGTTGTCAGCGTCATGGCAGACAAGGACGTCGACGCGATCTTGACGGCGTTCGAGTCCGTCTTCGACGAGATTGTCGTGACCCACAACGGCTCGCCGCGTGCGATGGACGTCGAGGAACTCGCGAACATCGCCGTCGCCAAGTTCGGTGACGAACGCGTCGTCGTAGTGCCGCTGTTGGTGGACGCTTTGGAGACCGCCATTGAAATGGCGGAGCAGGTTGCCGAGCCCGGCGAAGCGGTATCCGGGGCCGGTGTCGTGGTGACCGGATCTGTGGTTACTGCAGGCGCAGCCCGCACATTGTTCGGAAAGGACCCAGCGTGA
- the proB gene encoding glutamate 5-kinase, whose protein sequence is MLGSTRESIASAHSIVVKIGSSALTSLVAGLDTHRLDLLADAIEARMRAGSDVVVVSSGAVGAGLAPLGLTKRPRDLATKQAAASVGQLALAHAWGTSFARYDRTVGQVLLTADDIARRTQHRNAQRTLDRLRALHAVAIVNENDTVATTELRFGDNDRLAALVAHLVGADALILLSDVDGLYDGDPRKGDATLISEVNSPEDLDGVVAGSGGALGTGGMASKLSAARLAADSGVPVLLAAASDAAQALSGADVGTAFAARPTRLSARRFWVRHAADTQGDLHLDEGAVSAVVGKRRSLLSAGIVGVSGDFHAGDVVSLMGPGEKPVARGVVAFDASEIEDILGRSTAELPAEMQRPVVHADDLVAL, encoded by the coding sequence GTGCTCGGTTCCACCAGGGAGTCGATTGCGTCGGCTCACAGCATTGTCGTGAAGATCGGGTCGTCCGCGCTCACCAGTTTGGTCGCGGGACTCGATACTCACCGACTGGACCTGCTGGCCGACGCCATCGAAGCCCGCATGCGTGCGGGCTCCGATGTTGTCGTCGTGTCGTCCGGCGCTGTCGGTGCCGGGTTGGCACCGCTCGGGCTGACCAAGCGACCTCGGGATCTCGCAACCAAGCAGGCTGCTGCCAGCGTCGGACAATTGGCGCTGGCACACGCCTGGGGTACTTCCTTCGCGCGGTACGACCGCACTGTCGGGCAGGTGCTGCTCACCGCCGACGACATCGCGCGGCGTACGCAACACCGCAATGCCCAGCGCACTCTCGATCGCCTGCGAGCTTTGCATGCGGTGGCCATTGTCAACGAAAACGACACTGTCGCAACAACCGAGCTTCGATTCGGTGACAATGATCGATTGGCTGCATTGGTTGCGCACCTGGTCGGCGCCGACGCTCTGATTCTTCTGTCCGACGTCGACGGGCTCTACGACGGTGATCCCCGAAAGGGTGACGCCACACTGATTTCCGAGGTCAACAGCCCCGAGGATCTGGACGGCGTTGTCGCCGGTTCCGGTGGAGCTTTGGGCACTGGGGGAATGGCTTCCAAGCTCTCGGCCGCTCGTCTTGCTGCAGACTCCGGAGTACCTGTTCTACTGGCCGCGGCATCCGATGCGGCGCAGGCCCTCAGTGGCGCTGATGTCGGAACTGCTTTTGCAGCGCGTCCCACCAGGCTGTCTGCCAGGCGCTTTTGGGTGCGCCATGCTGCCGATACTCAAGGTGACTTGCATCTCGACGAGGGTGCTGTCAGCGCCGTTGTGGGCAAGCGTCGAAGCTTGCTCTCGGCCGGAATCGTCGGTGTGTCAGGCGATTTCCATGCCGGCGACGTCGTGTCGCTCATGGGGCCGGGGGAGAAGCCCGTAGCCCGCGGTGTTGTGGCCTTCGATGCGTCGGAGATCGAAGACATTCTGGGACGCTCTACCGCCGAACTGCCCGCGGAGATGCAACGCCCCGTCGTTCATGCCGACGACTTGGTCGCCCTGTAG
- a CDS encoding DUF4233 domain-containing protein, with product MSTPSEPSSTPDGQFGPPTKDPWKGFRGVMAGTLIVESIVVFLTIPVVQVVGGGLTWFSGTYIIGLGFLMILGGGIQGRPWAIWYNVALQVLLVLGVFIHVSIGVMGLVFGLVWAYLVYLRRDIAQRMEKGLLPGQRD from the coding sequence GTGAGTACCCCGTCAGAACCGAGTTCGACGCCGGATGGACAGTTCGGTCCGCCGACGAAGGATCCGTGGAAGGGCTTCCGCGGCGTCATGGCGGGAACGCTGATCGTCGAGTCGATCGTGGTGTTCCTGACGATTCCGGTCGTGCAGGTTGTCGGTGGGGGACTCACCTGGTTCAGCGGTACCTACATCATCGGGCTGGGCTTTCTGATGATTCTGGGCGGCGGCATTCAGGGACGACCCTGGGCGATCTGGTACAACGTCGCCTTGCAGGTACTTCTGGTCCTCGGCGTCTTCATTCACGTCTCGATCGGTGTGATGGGACTCGTGTTCGGCCTCGTCTGGGCTTACCTGGTCTACCTGCGAAGAGACATCGCGCAACGAATGGAGAAGGGCCTGCTTCCGGGTCAGCGCGACTGA
- a CDS encoding translation initiation factor IF-2 N-terminal domain-containing protein, translated as MADQAPTESQSNETPVFPDKMRVHALAKMLGLTSKQVLAEATALGTEVRSAQSSLNRDMAERIHASLQSVAEAIEPVVAELDALIDPVVEKPVVEEPVEKPVAEKPVRARRSRKKVVVEEPAVEEPAVVDPAVAEITADLDAAAALQSKEAEQSDLFTSFERPQAQPSKAAPAPAQVPLFLQPDPEAVEVAPRRRRARREPAAPVVTPESTATPIETEIAEPETAVVEPAPETITSAQTEGESAEADSDEDEDGQPRRRRRGRRGRGRGRGEQAGEQGDDESESSEAEPESAPEATQAPAVSASADNAEERSDETAESESENADDSDLDADGTNRRRRRRRRRKTGTDTAADATVVSEDDPPNTVVHEREPRTKTRVVKDEVQGISGSTRLEAKRQRRRDGRDAGRRRPPILTESEFLARREAVDRVMVVRDRADSGQPHATTQVAVLEDGVLVEHFVTNSAAASMVGNVYLGRVQNVLPSMEAAFIDIGRGRNGVLYAGEVNWEAAGLGGNSRKIEQALKPGDQVLVQVSKDPVGHKGARLTTQISLAGRFLVYVPGGSSTGISRKLPDTERKRLKEILRDIVPADAGVIIRTASEGVSEEELARDVTRLQSQWAGIEEQAAAADTGKSGQPQALYEEPDMLVKVIRDLFNEDFSKLVIEGEKAHTTVENYINSVAPDLLPRLEKYTPNNNIDVFQARRIDEQLAKALDRKVWLPSGGTLVIDRTEAMTVVDVNTGKFTGAGGNLEETVTRNNLEAAEEIVRQMRLRDIGGMIVVDFIDMVLESNRDLVLRRLTECLGRDRTRHQVSEVTSLGLVQMTRKKLGTGLVEAFSTTCEHCHGRGIIVHSEPVEVKSADDGGSRSGSQRSEPGTSRKNKRGRADKPAQSESNGQEAPAVEVPPVDATVKRAHPVALAMASHHDEDGNVAADATSEFDASKSVERADSAVADSGRVADVVVDNVAAQSDTTQRDATERQDGQAGVESAPRGRRRSRRASRAASAPVTEAPEVGAVFVMPTPEPVAEVVAEVVAAPVAEPAVAAVSAPVEDDVVVVKRPRRRRAAARPAGPPVEGE; from the coding sequence GTGGCCGATCAAGCCCCAACAGAATCACAATCAAACGAAACCCCGGTCTTTCCGGACAAGATGCGCGTCCACGCGCTGGCGAAGATGCTGGGACTCACCAGCAAGCAGGTACTTGCCGAGGCAACTGCGCTCGGAACCGAAGTGCGCAGTGCTCAGTCGAGCCTGAACCGTGACATGGCAGAACGCATTCATGCATCGCTTCAGTCCGTAGCCGAAGCAATCGAGCCGGTTGTCGCCGAACTCGACGCGCTGATCGACCCCGTCGTCGAAAAGCCCGTTGTCGAAGAGCCCGTCGAAAAGCCTGTTGCAGAGAAGCCGGTTCGTGCCCGGCGCTCGCGCAAGAAGGTTGTAGTCGAAGAGCCTGCAGTCGAAGAGCCTGCAGTCGTCGATCCCGCAGTTGCCGAGATCACAGCAGATCTGGATGCAGCAGCGGCCTTGCAGAGCAAGGAAGCTGAGCAGTCCGATCTGTTCACGTCCTTCGAACGCCCCCAGGCACAGCCGTCCAAGGCTGCGCCCGCACCGGCGCAGGTACCGCTGTTCCTTCAGCCTGACCCCGAAGCCGTCGAGGTGGCGCCGCGTCGTCGTCGTGCGCGTCGTGAGCCGGCTGCACCCGTAGTTACCCCGGAATCGACGGCAACGCCGATCGAAACCGAGATCGCAGAACCGGAGACGGCAGTAGTCGAGCCGGCACCGGAGACCATCACTTCGGCACAAACCGAAGGCGAAAGCGCCGAAGCCGATTCCGACGAGGATGAGGACGGCCAGCCGCGTCGCCGTCGTCGTGGACGTCGTGGCCGTGGCCGCGGCCGTGGCGAGCAGGCGGGCGAGCAGGGCGACGACGAGTCCGAGTCTTCGGAAGCAGAGCCGGAATCGGCTCCCGAAGCCACCCAGGCTCCGGCTGTGAGCGCCTCAGCTGACAACGCCGAGGAAAGGTCGGACGAGACCGCCGAGTCCGAGTCCGAGAATGCTGACGATTCCGACCTCGATGCCGACGGCACCAACCGTCGTCGTCGTCGCCGTCGTCGTCGCAAGACCGGCACCGACACCGCTGCCGACGCCACCGTCGTATCGGAAGACGATCCGCCGAATACCGTCGTTCACGAGCGCGAACCTCGTACCAAGACTCGCGTCGTCAAGGACGAAGTCCAGGGCATCAGTGGCTCGACGCGTCTCGAAGCGAAGCGTCAGCGTCGCCGCGACGGTCGGGATGCCGGTCGTCGTCGTCCGCCGATTCTGACCGAGTCCGAGTTCCTGGCACGCCGTGAGGCCGTCGATCGTGTGATGGTTGTTCGTGATCGCGCGGACAGCGGTCAGCCGCATGCCACCACGCAGGTCGCGGTTCTCGAAGACGGCGTTCTCGTCGAGCATTTCGTCACCAACTCGGCAGCTGCCTCGATGGTCGGCAACGTGTACCTGGGCCGTGTCCAGAACGTGCTGCCCAGCATGGAGGCTGCGTTCATCGACATCGGACGCGGTCGTAACGGCGTCCTGTACGCCGGCGAGGTCAACTGGGAAGCTGCCGGTCTCGGTGGCAATTCCCGCAAGATCGAGCAGGCTCTCAAGCCGGGCGATCAGGTTCTGGTGCAGGTCAGCAAGGATCCGGTCGGGCACAAGGGTGCTCGCCTGACCACGCAGATCTCGCTGGCCGGCCGATTCCTGGTGTACGTGCCGGGAGGTTCGTCCACCGGTATCAGCCGCAAGCTGCCCGACACGGAGCGCAAGCGTCTCAAGGAAATCCTGCGCGACATCGTTCCGGCCGACGCCGGCGTGATCATCCGCACTGCCTCCGAAGGCGTCAGCGAAGAAGAGTTGGCGCGCGACGTCACTCGTCTGCAGTCTCAGTGGGCCGGCATCGAAGAGCAGGCCGCAGCGGCGGACACCGGCAAGTCCGGTCAGCCGCAGGCACTGTACGAAGAGCCGGACATGCTGGTCAAGGTGATTCGCGACCTGTTCAACGAGGACTTCTCCAAGTTGGTCATCGAAGGCGAGAAGGCGCACACGACGGTTGAGAATTACATCAACTCCGTTGCTCCCGACCTGCTGCCGCGACTCGAGAAGTACACGCCGAACAACAACATCGACGTGTTCCAGGCCCGTCGCATCGACGAGCAGTTGGCCAAGGCACTCGACCGCAAGGTGTGGCTGCCGTCCGGCGGCACCCTGGTGATCGACCGCACCGAGGCCATGACGGTTGTCGACGTGAACACCGGCAAGTTCACCGGAGCGGGTGGCAACCTCGAAGAGACCGTCACGCGAAACAACCTCGAAGCTGCCGAAGAGATCGTTCGCCAGATGCGCCTGCGGGACATCGGCGGAATGATCGTCGTCGACTTCATCGACATGGTCCTCGAATCGAACCGGGATCTTGTCCTGCGTCGTCTCACCGAATGCCTGGGCCGCGATCGCACGCGCCACCAGGTATCCGAGGTCACCTCGCTGGGCTTGGTTCAGATGACGCGTAAGAAGCTGGGCACCGGATTGGTCGAGGCATTCTCGACTACCTGCGAGCACTGCCATGGCCGCGGCATCATCGTGCATTCCGAGCCGGTCGAGGTGAAGTCGGCCGACGACGGTGGATCACGGTCCGGTTCACAGCGCAGCGAGCCGGGAACGTCGCGCAAGAACAAGCGCGGCCGCGCCGACAAGCCCGCGCAGAGCGAATCCAACGGCCAGGAAGCGCCGGCGGTCGAGGTTCCGCCCGTCGACGCGACCGTCAAGCGTGCTCATCCTGTCGCCCTGGCGATGGCTTCGCATCACGACGAAGACGGCAATGTAGCAGCGGACGCTACCTCGGAGTTCGATGCTTCCAAAAGCGTCGAACGTGCGGATTCGGCTGTTGCCGATTCTGGCCGGGTTGCTGATGTTGTTGTGGATAATGTTGCGGCGCAGTCCGATACAACCCAGCGTGACGCGACTGAGCGTCAGGACGGACAGGCGGGGGTCGAATCCGCTCCGCGGGGTCGTCGTCGCAGCCGTCGGGCGTCTCGGGCAGCATCGGCACCCGTCACGGAGGCGCCCGAGGTGGGCGCGGTCTTCGTGATGCCGACGCCGGAACCAGTCGCAGAGGTCGTGGCAGAGGTTGTCGCGGCACCAGTGGCAGAACCGGCAGTGGCAGCCGTCTCGGCGCCGGTGGAAGATGACGTCGTGGTGGTCAAGAGGCCTCGTCGTCGCCGCGCAGCAGCACGTCCGGCCGGTCCTCCGGTCGAAGGCGAGTAG
- the obgE gene encoding GTPase ObgE encodes MSRFIDRVVLHVSAGRGGNGCASVHREKFKPLGGPDGANGGRGGDVVLVVAENIHTLLDFHFHPNAKATNGKQGAGSNREGANGEDLILKVPDGTVVLDTKGNILADMVGVGTRYDAAQGGRGGLGNAALSSKARKAPGFALLGEDGVERDLVLELKSVADVGLLGFPSAGKSSLVSVLSAAKPKIADYPFTTLVPNLGVVSSGETTFTVADVPGLIPGASEGRGLGLDFLRHIERCAVLAHVIDCATLDPGRDPISDIDALEAELAAYTPALSGDSGLGDLDKRPRVVILNKTDVPEGAELAEMVTPEIEARGWPVFTISAVTREGLRPLTFALAKMVLDYREANPKPEPSRQIIRPVVVKDSSFTVEKDPDVPGGFVVRGTRPERWIRQTAFDNDEAVGYLADRLARLGVETALVKKGAQPGASVTIGDVSFDWEPQTPAGIDLTRTGRGTDPRLDQVERIGADERKHARRVRRGLLDEDN; translated from the coding sequence ATGTCCCGATTCATTGACCGTGTTGTGCTGCACGTCAGCGCTGGAAGAGGCGGCAATGGTTGTGCCTCCGTTCACCGTGAGAAGTTCAAGCCGCTCGGTGGACCCGACGGCGCAAACGGTGGACGCGGCGGCGATGTAGTTCTCGTCGTCGCCGAGAACATCCACACCCTCCTCGACTTCCACTTCCACCCCAATGCGAAGGCCACCAACGGCAAGCAGGGAGCCGGAAGCAACCGCGAGGGCGCAAACGGTGAGGACCTCATCCTCAAGGTTCCCGACGGAACCGTCGTACTCGACACCAAGGGCAACATCCTCGCCGATATGGTCGGCGTCGGGACGCGTTACGACGCTGCTCAGGGTGGACGCGGTGGCCTCGGCAATGCTGCATTGTCCTCGAAGGCCCGCAAGGCTCCCGGTTTCGCGCTTCTCGGTGAAGACGGTGTCGAGCGCGATCTGGTTCTCGAACTCAAATCAGTCGCCGACGTCGGACTGCTCGGATTCCCGTCCGCCGGCAAGTCGTCGCTGGTCTCCGTGCTCTCGGCCGCAAAGCCGAAGATCGCCGACTACCCCTTCACGACTCTCGTCCCCAACCTCGGCGTCGTCTCGAGCGGTGAAACCACATTCACCGTCGCCGACGTGCCTGGTCTGATTCCCGGTGCCAGCGAGGGACGCGGTTTGGGTCTCGACTTCCTGCGCCACATCGAGCGTTGCGCCGTGCTGGCTCACGTAATCGACTGCGCGACTCTTGATCCGGGACGCGACCCCATCTCCGACATCGACGCACTCGAAGCGGAACTGGCCGCGTACACGCCGGCACTGTCCGGTGATTCGGGGCTGGGAGATCTCGACAAGCGTCCGCGCGTCGTCATCCTCAACAAGACCGACGTACCCGAAGGTGCGGAGCTGGCCGAAATGGTCACTCCCGAAATCGAAGCTCGCGGATGGCCGGTCTTCACGATCTCGGCAGTAACCCGAGAAGGTTTGCGTCCGTTGACATTCGCATTGGCGAAGATGGTCCTCGACTACCGTGAGGCCAATCCCAAGCCGGAGCCCAGCCGTCAGATCATTCGTCCGGTCGTGGTCAAGGACTCCAGCTTCACCGTCGAGAAGGATCCCGACGTGCCCGGTGGATTTGTCGTCCGCGGTACCCGCCCGGAGCGGTGGATCCGTCAGACTGCATTCGACAACGACGAAGCCGTCGGCTACCTCGCCGACCGTCTCGCTCGGTTGGGCGTCGAAACTGCGCTGGTCAAGAAGGGTGCACAGCCCGGAGCGTCCGTCACCATCGGTGACGTCAGCTTCGACTGGGAGCCGCAGACGCCGGCCGGTATCGACCTCACCCGTACGGGCCGCGGTACCGATCCGCGACTCGATCAGGTCGAGCGCATCGGCGCCGACGAGCGTAAGCACGCTCGCCGCGTCCGTCGCGGGCTGCTCGACGAAGACAACTGA
- the ndk gene encoding nucleoside-diphosphate kinase, whose amino-acid sequence MTERTLVLIKPDAVARGYVGEILSRIERKGLTIAALDLRVASEDVAGSHYAEHAERPFYPSLLEFITSGPLVAVVLEGPRAIAAFRQLAGGTDPVEKALPGTIRGDFGLESQQNLVHGSDSVESAEREIALWFPALSSI is encoded by the coding sequence GTGACTGAGCGCACCCTCGTACTGATCAAGCCCGATGCCGTTGCCCGTGGATACGTGGGAGAAATCCTGAGTCGTATCGAACGCAAGGGCCTTACCATCGCAGCACTCGACCTTCGGGTTGCTTCCGAAGACGTGGCTGGTAGCCACTATGCGGAACACGCCGAGCGTCCGTTCTACCCGAGCTTGTTGGAGTTCATCACCTCCGGTCCGCTGGTTGCCGTAGTGCTCGAAGGCCCCCGTGCCATTGCAGCTTTCCGTCAGCTTGCCGGCGGAACCGACCCGGTGGAGAAGGCGCTACCAGGAACAATCCGCGGAGACTTCGGTCTCGAGTCACAGCAGAACCTGGTCCACGGAAGCGATTCCGTCGAGTCCGCAGAGCGCGAAATCGCACTCTGGTTCCCGGCGCTCTCTTCCATCTGA
- a CDS encoding NAD-dependent protein deacetylase, with product MHTSNAGLDALTELLSGRRLAIVTGAGISTDSGIPDYRGPDSPPRNPMTFQQFIGDSAFRRHYWARNHIGWRFMDGARPNLGHRAVASLERSGQAVGVITQNVDLLHTKAGARNVIDLHGTYAQVRCLDCQKLISRTTLAERLDEANPGFAETVAAAQGVEIAPDADAVIESTAHFRVVDCAVCGGILKPDIVYFGESVPKERVARAYSMVDAADAVLVAGSSLTVMSGLRFVRYAAKAGKPIAIVNRGHTRGDEFADLKLEIGCTEALSALETSETYRATKSSA from the coding sequence GTGCACACCAGCAACGCCGGACTCGACGCTCTGACCGAACTCCTGTCAGGCCGACGCCTAGCCATCGTGACTGGGGCCGGCATCTCCACCGATTCAGGGATCCCTGACTACCGCGGACCCGATTCTCCTCCCCGCAACCCGATGACATTTCAACAGTTCATCGGCGACTCCGCGTTCCGTCGTCACTACTGGGCGCGCAACCACATCGGCTGGCGGTTCATGGACGGTGCCCGTCCCAACCTCGGGCACCGAGCGGTGGCTTCGCTCGAGCGTAGTGGTCAGGCCGTCGGGGTCATCACCCAGAATGTCGACCTCCTGCACACCAAAGCCGGGGCTCGCAACGTCATCGATCTACATGGCACCTACGCGCAGGTTCGGTGCCTGGACTGCCAGAAGTTGATCTCCCGCACCACGCTTGCCGAGCGACTGGACGAAGCAAACCCCGGGTTTGCCGAAACTGTTGCTGCTGCACAAGGAGTGGAGATCGCACCCGACGCGGATGCCGTCATCGAATCGACAGCACATTTCCGTGTAGTGGATTGCGCGGTATGCGGCGGCATCCTCAAGCCGGACATCGTGTATTTCGGGGAGTCTGTCCCCAAAGAGCGGGTTGCCCGCGCCTACAGCATGGTTGACGCAGCCGACGCGGTGCTGGTTGCCGGATCCTCGTTGACCGTCATGTCGGGACTACGGTTTGTGCGCTACGCCGCGAAGGCCGGCAAGCCGATTGCGATAGTCAACCGTGGGCACACCCGCGGCGACGAGTTCGCAGATCTGAAACTCGAAATCGGCTGTACCGAAGCACTTTCCGCACTTGAAACCAGTGAAACCTACAGGGCGACCAAGTCGTCGGCATGA
- the rplU gene encoding 50S ribosomal protein L21: MATYAIVKTGGKQYKVAVGDLVKVEKIEGEPGTAVSLAPVLVVDGSDLTADAAKLANVSVTSEIVEHTKGPKIRIHKFKNKTGYHKRQGHRQPLTVIKITSIK, from the coding sequence ATGGCAACGTACGCGATCGTCAAGACCGGCGGAAAGCAGTACAAGGTCGCTGTTGGTGACCTCGTCAAGGTCGAGAAGATCGAGGGTGAGCCCGGCACTGCTGTCTCGCTTGCTCCCGTTCTCGTGGTTGACGGATCTGACCTGACTGCCGACGCCGCCAAGTTGGCGAACGTCTCGGTCACCAGTGAGATTGTCGAGCACACCAAGGGCCCGAAGATCCGCATTCACAAGTTCAAGAACAAGACGGGTTACCACAAGCGTCAGGGCCACAGGCAGCCGCTTACCGTGATCAAGATCACGAGCATCAAGTAA
- a CDS encoding D-isomer specific 2-hydroxyacid dehydrogenase family protein, with protein MAPDTSPRVAIGPAPDALLDSAVLWGGGVISPIESADALIWAGLPNSFPRVLPPSIRWVQLPSAGIEDWFEAKVIPKDTDITWTSAAGAFSASVAEHALMLLLAGVRHLPAHIEAKTWRQFEFFPKIGTLRGSTVAIIGAGGIGRALIPMLAAQGADSIAVNRSGSPVPGAIATFPASKMDEIYSRADHFVIAAPATPETRHLVGRAQLAQMRPHSWVINVARGSLVDTDALVEAIETERIGGAGLDVTEPEPLPDGHPLWDLTNAIITPHDSNPPGVRPAAFADHVSKNVARFAKGETLAALVDPIAGY; from the coding sequence ATGGCGCCTGACACTTCACCCCGCGTAGCTATCGGCCCCGCCCCCGATGCACTGCTCGACAGCGCAGTGCTCTGGGGCGGCGGCGTGATCAGTCCGATCGAATCTGCCGACGCCCTGATCTGGGCTGGTTTGCCAAATTCGTTTCCGAGAGTATTGCCCCCGTCGATCCGATGGGTGCAGCTGCCCTCGGCCGGGATCGAGGACTGGTTCGAGGCCAAGGTGATTCCCAAGGACACCGACATCACGTGGACGTCTGCTGCCGGCGCATTCTCGGCCTCGGTGGCAGAACACGCGTTGATGTTGCTCTTGGCTGGAGTTCGCCACCTGCCCGCGCACATCGAGGCAAAGACGTGGCGTCAGTTCGAGTTCTTCCCGAAAATCGGCACTCTGCGTGGTTCGACCGTCGCAATTATCGGAGCCGGTGGAATCGGTCGCGCGTTGATCCCGATGCTGGCCGCACAGGGGGCGGACAGCATCGCGGTCAATCGCAGCGGTAGTCCGGTACCCGGAGCCATCGCAACCTTCCCCGCATCGAAGATGGATGAAATCTATTCTCGTGCAGACCACTTCGTCATTGCAGCGCCCGCCACGCCAGAGACGCGGCACCTCGTGGGCCGTGCTCAGCTTGCGCAGATGCGGCCGCATTCGTGGGTTATCAATGTCGCGCGCGGTTCACTGGTCGACACCGATGCCCTCGTCGAGGCCATCGAGACAGAGCGCATCGGCGGCGCCGGACTCGACGTCACCGAGCCCGAACCGCTCCCCGACGGCCACCCTTTGTGGGACTTGACCAATGCCATCATCACGCCGCACGATTCCAATCCGCCGGGCGTTCGCCCCGCCGCGTTTGCCGATCACGTCAGCAAGAACGTGGCCCGCTTCGCGAAGGGTGAAACTCTCGCAGCCCTCGTGGATCCGATCGCCGGTTACTGA
- the rpmA gene encoding 50S ribosomal protein L27 → MAHKKGASSSRNGRDSNSQRLGVKRFGGQSVSAGEILVRQRGTHFHPGVNVGRGGDDTLFALAAGAVEFGQKRGRKTVNIVPAVVAVEV, encoded by the coding sequence ATGGCACATAAGAAGGGTGCATCCAGCTCCCGTAACGGTCGCGATTCAAACTCTCAGCGCCTCGGCGTGAAGCGTTTCGGCGGCCAGTCGGTCAGCGCAGGCGAAATCCTGGTTCGCCAGCGCGGCACGCACTTCCACCCCGGCGTTAACGTCGGCCGTGGCGGCGACGACACCCTGTTCGCTCTCGCTGCCGGTGCAGTCGAGTTCGGCCAGAAGCGTGGACGCAAGACCGTGAACATCGTTCCGGCCGTCGTTGCGGTTGAGGTCTAG